The region aagaaaaaatctccgacaggcagagtcgcaatgcgagtcgcattctaccaagcaagcaccacgtctgaacgaaccgacgtttaccagaactctactggttagtaagtacgtattattaacgttacgacccgaagtaaaaagctgaagaaaccctaaacgttaacggaaaagacccgcgaacccgagagactaagggagagacagagagctgttctgtgtgtgactgtgagtgagcagagcgagacacagcaacacaatacatctgtatttgtgtaggggaggggcgctgtgactagcctatcacagaacgctgacacaatcagatacacaatgatgattttcattcaatccgagcacagatattgacttgtattactcgtataatactcgtactcggcagaagtgctttatccgtaccggatactcgtttcagccgagtatccggctcatctctagtaaaTAATATGGTTTAATCTGGCTAACACACCAAATAcagtcatgtaaaaaaattaggacaccacATGAGAACCTGTGTTTTTTAACATAGTTAAACATATGggcattttatcttcattttaacaagtaatataacaaaacaaataaaaccaaagaaatgtctttaaaatgatcggtgaaatgtaattaaaaaaaaatgttcaaggaCAGCCAacaattatttgtatttaaaatgtattaaatgaccTACAGATACAAATTATTAGAACactgttacagagcattttttttgtcttgtcttagtTAAACCTCAGTCATTTAGTgtggtttgctcttaattgtgAAGTGAGAGGTTTCACCATGGTGAGATTCAAAGtgctctctgaggccttcagaaagtAGATTGTTGATGTTTATGAGTCTGATAAGGTTTataaaaaacatctcaaaaGCACGGCTCAATGGCGACTTGCAGCTACAGGTGTCGTCGTGAGTGCATGCgtgtttgatgtttgttttttaattgttttaaagacTATTAACCTTCCCATTTTCCTCAGGACAATTTTGACCTCTGCTGGAAacttaatgtgtcataacttgggttttcttccacatatttgcctgaaatttaccaggattgttcaaaattatgaactttgcaaggaAAATTAATtgtgtctattttcgttgaaccaTGTGTTTGTACCAATAAACACACTGCAACTTTTGTCCTCCGAGGTCAATTTGACCtcgccacatttagtggggcaacaggtcacacttttgcccttttcagcgcaatgaacatacatacagacacaaaaatgcataCATAAattgtccactaacacacgcgcacacacacacacacacacacacacacacacacacacatgcacaaattaggcattgcatttcattaggcctccagaaaaaaaaagctacatatttgtaaatatttcacacttttgatatgcctttgcctagaagagggcaaaatatgatctgcCGAAAtgatgttttacacacacacacacacacacacacacacaaacacacacaagcattgggcattgcaattcattaggcctccagaaaaaacaaaagctactcatttgtaaatattttgcacttgtaatatgcatttgtccagctgggggcaataTCTTCTCTACCAAGAAGcttcgcgcacacacacacgcattggCATTGCagttcattaggcctccagaaaaaaacaaaagctactcatttgtaaatatttcacactggttatatgcatttgtccagctgggggcaatatcttctctaccaacaagctttacacacacacacacacacacagacaaaatagacattacaagtgtaaaatttttgatttataagcattcaagtcaatttggcctggaaaaaaacaggttttattatttgctgacattctcttggctttgaaatataccagcctgtaattgtgcattaacgtttgtgcctctatagtgaaaataattaaaaatttatgtttggggtttttttttactagaaaatgaggcatttttgcatattaatgagcttTATTATACCacatattacaatttttttttgcaaaatatatgttaataagttggaaacaagttagactaaaaagttgaaagaaaaaaaatggtgatcatatatacttcattttttataagcagtcaaaacagacaaggtcaagttgactctgtgctcctaatttgcataggaatgcAGGGAAGGAAAACAGGAGGGTTAAATACTCTTAAATTGATCTTTTATGAGGATTATGCTGACTTTTGAAGTATATATTACTGAATAAGGATTTTAAGAGAAGGAAAGGAGAAAATTGGTGGTACTCATTTTACTTACCCTAATCCAcctgagtttgtgtttgtatgaaaCATCTCAGGATTCCGAAAGAGATTCAGACTCCAGTCTAAAGCTGGATGGCTTCAATATACGCACACActgcacatatgcacacactcacacttacacactctcacacacacaaacacacacactcatgaatGTATTTCTTCCATcttactctgcacacacactcacacactgaaacacacacacacactcaaacactcacacacacccacacatatgcacaaactcacacacacacttagtttagtttagtttagtttattaatttataaagcacatttaaaacaacagcCATTgcagccaaagtgctgtacatcaagtagaaacacaatccaaaacaaaccaaaagaaaaaacataaaattttacactttcaaacaaagttaaaacacagaataaaagtgggtttttaaagcagatttaaacaatGAGACATTGGTAGCAGATCTTAAATGAAGAGGGAGATTATTCCACaactcaaaactaccaccatcattcctgtcccaaagaagtctacagtgtcctgcctcaatgactatcgtcccatattaaacttttgttttatgtttatgttctctaaagctgatttgagacaatgtcaattgttaaaagcgtcaTACAGATAaatttgtattgaattgaattcccccacagaccaccagagggcagccTTACCAAGTGCATGAACTTTTATTGTttgcttcatttctttcttttgattatTAAACACCTCCTTTGTATTTTCCAATTTGTCgctttattcaattcaattcaattcaagtttatttgtatagcgctttttacaatggaccttgtctcaaagcagctttacagaacgtaaacatagaacagaagataagcataaggagtaatatagagaattaatataataaaagttcaaaattcaaaatgtatatagttcacagtgtgtgtgtgtacgtgtgtatgtatatgtgcttatccccagtgagcaagtctgaggtgactcaggcagcagtggcaaggaaaaactcccttagagtAGTAAAGGAAgacaccttgagaggaaccagactcaaaggggaacccattctcatctgggtgacactagatggtgtgattccaaatatacaatcagacaaatgttgtattggtgtaaggatcacatggagttcagatctcctcttagtatcacggagtccaactggagctggtagatctgtataTGTTTTCTTCAGGATTCTCGCAGAGTCTGCCTCATCTGAGCGGAAACcaaaaaacttcatcgcacggaagacgatcgaggctggtacaatgtctgggtgtctcggcatgggttgaaaaagagaagagcagtgcagagggattaacatatctgctgttcatagaAATGTGcaggtctagtgtaatagtgcacaatataatataacgggatgtgttatgtgtacgcctgactaaagagatgagtttttaatctacatttaaactgggaaagtgtgtctgagccccgaacactatcaggaagactattccagagtttgggagctaaatatgaaaacgctctaccacctttagtggacttagatattctgggaactaccagaagtcctgaatTTTGTGATCTGAGAgcgcgtgaaggattgtaacgtgttagaagactagttagatacgtgggagctaaaccattaagagccttgtacgtaagtagcaacagtttgtaatcaattctaaacttaacaggtagccagtgtagagatgataaaattggggttatatggtcatactttcttgtcctagtgataactctggcagctgcattttggactaactgcagcctatttattaaagatgcaggacaaccacctagtaatgcattacaatagtccagtctagaggtcatgaaagcgtgaactagtttctcagcatcaggtagagacaggatgtttctcagcttggcaatatttctaaggtgaaagaaggctgtttttgtggtttgggcgatatgattttcaaaggacaagttgctgtctaatataacacccaggtctttcactgtagagctactagtaacagtacatccctctaattggaagttaaattgtgagagtttctgtgtactggtttttggacctataattagtatttccgtcttatcagagtttaataacaaaaagttacagctcatccagtcttttatctctctaaggcactgagttaatttggacaggttagctatttcatctggttttgatgagatatataactgtgtgtcatcagcatagcaatggaaactaatcccatgtcttctaatgatgttccctaatggaagcatgtatatcgagaaaagcgaGGTCCTAGAACTAATCCTTgaagggaccccataattaactggtagtaaactggagggttcaaccatctaattctacaaaatggtgtcgatcagacaggtaggatctaaaccaacttaaagcttgtccatgaatacctgtgtaattttgtagacgatctaggagaatgttgtgatctatagtgtcgaatgcagcactaaggtcaagtagaactcatagtgacatacagtcttggtccgaagctaagaacaggtcatttgtgactttcacaagtgcagtttctgtgctatggtggggcctgaaacctgactgaaactcttcgaggatattgttctcctgtaagaaggagctcatttGAACagacaaccttttctagtattttagacataaatgggaggtgtgaaataggtctgtaatttgatagttcatttggatctaaattgggttttttgatgagtggccaaATAACTGCAAACTTGAAAGCTTTATATAAGTTCTGTGtttcctttctttgctttctggaGCTTTATGTTCATGCAGAgataaatttatacatttctaaattaataaattaaatcttaataatatatttctgttaagctactttgagacaatgtctgctgataaaagtgttatacaaataaaactgaattaatgTCGTAACAAAGCAACCAGTGACATAAGAAACATTGTTCATGTATCTGAGTGACAGATGACGTGTATAATATAgtttactgaatatttaaaagcaGACTTGTGTATTTATGGAACTGTTTTAGCTCCAAAGCCATGGACAATgagtatctgacagaagtgatTACActtctcacatttttgtaaatattttattatatcttttcatgttgAAAAGACTTTTCATTCACACTGAAGAAATTACACTTTACTACAACgaaaagtagtgagtgttcagcttgtataacagtgtaaatttgctgtccccctcaaaataactcaacacaaacattaatgtctaaactgcaGCACgatggccaagaccatacagcggtttaacaggacaggttccacacAGAACAGGCATCACCATGGTCCACCAAAGAAGTTGTGCAGatggtcagcgtcatatccagaggttgtttttgggaaatagacatgtgaatgctgccagcattgctgcagaggttgaaggggtggggtgtcaccctgtcagtgctcagaccatacgccacacactgcatcaatggtctgcatggctgtcgtcccagaaggaagcctcttctaaagatgatgcacaagaaagcctgcaaactgtttgctgatgacaaactaaggacatggattactggaaccttGCTGaagatatttattgaattatagTTAGtgcagattaaataaataaataaattaattaattaaataaataaataagcaaacagaATCAAAACATAAGGTAACAGCAGAGGGTGCTGTATGGCAACATTTCTCAATATGTTTGGcaacatttctcacacacacatacacacacacgcctgcatacacacacagatacacacacaaagacatacacaaacacttgcaCTATTACTTTAGCAACAGTGTTATGTAAAAGTGTAAGCAAATGTGACTAtaatagacagaaaaacagtaTATAAAATCTGCCCTGCTGTCtgtaccctaaccctaacctctaaCCCACCACACCCCCACCACCCCTTTTTGTGATAGGTTTGTCTATCTGTTTAATTTGGCAGTAGACTGTTTAACTATCAACATTCCTCAACATTTCTACATACAGGTAAATGTTGCCATAATGATAGTGTGAGGTTTATTTTGTCTATGGAGGCAATTGTGTTATTAGGATTTGGCGTGCTGACGTATGAGTCGTTGTACGTGCAGGTAAAGTATGTGCAGGAAGTTGTGTAATAAGTTGTAACGTATGGTGTTCAAAACCTCATGAACGCTAACTAATAAAAGTTCCATATTTTAATGAATGCCTGCATTATTCTGATGGACCCATTTGCAGGAGACTGGAGGTTCATCTGAGAGTGTATAGTCCCTCTTACAATAGCTTAACAAGTGTTACAACAAAGTATTATGTGTGgagaactttattaatccccaaggGGAAATCAGAAAAGtagacaaaatgaatgaaattacagAAAGCATTTATTCTggcaaagtgcaaaaaaaaaaaaaaatccaaattatAAGGCAATTATTTTATGTCAGAATTCTAGTGGATTTTTCTGGTACATTTGGGTTGGTACAGTGATAGAGGACCAATTTAACATCAACACCCacactgaaaaaataataaaaacacatccatTTATAAGAGTTTAGTCTTTATAATTGTAAACCTGAAGAAGGAGGTGAAGTAAACAACTTTTATCATTTTAGAAATTTATCACTTTAAGTAAACTACTGAGTACTAAATAATACACATAAGtaagaaatctttatttttttgttaaatgcaaAGCTACTAGAAAAAGATATACGTTATATTGTGTATTAGAGAATAGTTTGAAGTGCAGAATAAATTTGTCACTTTGCTGTTAAGACAGAGCattaatacatactgtacacatatattaacacacacaagaatattacatgtgtgtataatatttgtaatataaatgtaattagaaAAAGCAAGTTAattaaaagtaacaaaaatgaATGATATGATGCTCACATGATATTTATGATCACATGTGAGAAGAAGCTTGAATACGAACACTGTGCTAATTACAGTGTAAGGCACTTGTTTTATACTTTAGGAGCTTTATTGGATATAATTGTAGAGAAGaacttttgtttattcactcaGGCGTAGGCTGATTCATCTTCTTCTGTGAATCCACTTTTAACAGCTGCTTGAATGCGCTTTAGCTCTTCTGGAGCAGCAGCAGGGAGAATGGCGAGCAACTCTTTATCAATCTTCTCCAGTCTTGCAAAACTCTTCTCTTCAAACTCCTTCTTGTTCTTGAGGACAAGGACTAAGATGGCTTTCTGAGCCACATCACAGGCGTTCCGTAACTGATCAACCTCAAACTGAAACTCTGGCTTTTCCTTGTCCATGACCATCAGTTTTCCCAGAGTGCTGACACGATCCATGATGTGTTTGGTGGACACCTCAGTGTAGGTTGTAGAGATCATGTTGACAAGGTTGGCGATATTAGTGGCTTGAAATGCTTGATTGTAGAGCAGATCTTTGGAGAAGAGCTTTGCGTTGTAGGAAAGCTTCTGTGTCTTCTCAGATGTGGATACAAAATTTTTAAGGGTTTTGGTCAGACTGATTTTCACGATGTTGGACACCATCTGAAAGAAGCGCACCATCTTCTCCCACTGCTCCTTCACTCTCCCCATGGCATCCATACCCTTAACCAACATTTTTATAGTGGTGTTAAAGTCTATCTCTTTGATCTCACAGCTCCTCATGGTGATCAGGATGTCAGTCAGCTCCTTTTGGTTCTTCTCCATGTTCTCTACACTCTTCTCATAACTCTCTCTGGTCTTGTCCAGTTGAGTGCGGCTCTGCTCTATGCGGAACCTGGCATTATCTGATGCCCTTTGTGAAGCTTTCACCTTCCCAGTGTTACTTTCTTCTTTATACATCATTGGTGGTTTTGGAGTCAGAGCAGGAGACTTTGTGACAGATTTACTTTTACTGTCAAACTTACGAGCTGATTCATTCAGGTTTCTGATCAGTTTAATCAACTCATTTGTTTTGACttcttcacatttctgttctggTGCATACTTTGCTAGTTCTTCACAGATCTCGATGCCTTTGGTACAGATGTTTTgagttttctcttttgttttgcagtCTGGAAATTCTTTTAAATCCATCCTGATTCGTTTGAACTGATCTGCCAGAAAATTTgtctttgtagttttgtgtttttgatcatACAAATCTTTCCAGTTAATTGTGTTTTCAATCACAAACTTTTGAATTTTCTCTGCGTATTTCAGGATTTCTGCAgatttactgtacatattaatTTCATCAAGGCAATCAGCTTTAGGTTCTGGACTTTTAGTCTGATTTCTTTTAGGAGAAATCGGTGTGAACACTTCAGATCCCATGGATGCTATTCCATTAATAAGAGTTGTGACGCCCTCAGTCATGCCTTCAACCAAATCCATTCCTATCATGTCCCATCCACTGGGCAGTGAATCCATTGCTTTGCTGTAACTTTCATGGGCTTCGTTCAGCTGCTTTTCCAGGTCCTTCATTGCCTTCTCTGAGCGTTTAGCAGCTTCTTCTGATGACTGTTTTCTCAGATTGGCTTCGTCCAGTTTCCTCTTAATATTTTCCAGCTCCTCTCCATAAAAGTTCTCAGCATTTACACATGCTTCCAGCAGTTCTTGGATAATGTTGATGACATCAGTGAACCGTTTTTCTGTTGAATTGGCCAGCTCAAGACAGTCATCTGCAACAACACGGATGTTTTCCAGCTGTTCAGGGAGGTGAGCTTCAACAACCTCATCACTACCTTGGAACAGGATCTTCACAGCCATCTTCATGTAATCAGGAACTGTCATTGTGTAAAGTCTAATCTGATCCATGTTCTTATGGGCCTCGTTGAAAGCCCACCAGCCTGAGTTACACACCTGCATGAGGCAGGCACGAAATGACTCTGGGTATTTGATGAACTTGTAGCCAACTTTAGGCGTGTTCTTGTTAATGGAGAAATCTGTTTTGGAGGAGATGAAGACCAGCTCTCCCAGGATGGCTATGGAGAGAGGAGCAGGAGTCAGATACTCCTCCCAGTTGGCATACGGCTGCATCACAAGCTTGGTTTGGTTCCTCATCTCCTCAGCTGTGGTGAGGCTTTGAGTTTTCTTTACAATTTGCGAATCCatggcttctttttttcctactaaaaacaaaaagaaaataaattacaaaattataaaattcCCCTATTGGCTGCTAATAGAGAATGTAGAGTGCAATCATAACAACTAAACCATGATGCCGTGattcttttattattcagaATTCAATGGCATTTAAGTCATCTTTTTTTTGCATAccttattcattattaaattcCTAACTGtataaaaaggagaaaatgtgtTCATTAAGTTAGAAAGAATAAGACAAAACTTTAAAAGTAATTGTTGAGAACAGTTTCTTCCTACCTGGATATGCTGAAAGTCTTCAGTGAATGTGTGGAGGTTCTCTGTCTGCTCTGTGTATCAGTGAGAGGTATGGAGGTGCTAGGGAGaaacccaaacgcaggacaatGTCCAAAGAAGAGAATTTAAGGATTTAATGAGAAGAGAATTTAATGGTCTTTAAACAGTTTCTTTAAACAGGTCTTTAACCAGTGTCGTGCTAGTTACTAaaaaatagtaactagttacagttactagttacttcatttaaaaagtaaccaaaaaacctttgacactttttcattgtaactctgaacaaatgttttaaactcatggtatcttaagtctgtaacttagtgatccagcattaatgtattcaatgttagagatttatgcacttatgtacgtcgctctggataagggc is a window of Tachysurus vachellii isolate PV-2020 chromosome 3, HZAU_Pvac_v1, whole genome shotgun sequence DNA encoding:
- the LOC132842590 gene encoding uncharacterized protein LOC132842590, whose translation is MDSQIVKKTQSLTTAEEMRNQTKLVMQPYANWEEYLTPAPLSIAILGELVFISSKTDFSINKNTPKVGYKFIKYPESFRACLMQVCNSGWWAFNEAHKNMDQIRLYTMTVPDYMKMAVKILFQGSDEVVEAHLPEQLENIRVVADDCLELANSTEKRFTDVINIIQELLEACVNAENFYGEELENIKRKLDEANLRKQSSEEAAKRSEKAMKDLEKQLNEAHESYSKAMDSLPSGWDMIGMDLVEGMTEGVTTLINGIASMGSEVFTPISPKRNQTKSPEPKADCLDEINMYSKSAEILKYAEKIQKFVIENTINWKDLYDQKHKTTKTNFLADQFKRIRMDLKEFPDCKTKEKTQNICTKGIEICEELAKYAPEQKCEEVKTNELIKLIRNLNESARKFDSKSKSVTKSPALTPKPPMMYKEESNTGKVKASQRASDNARFRIEQSRTQLDKTRESYEKSVENMEKNQKELTDILITMRSCEIKEIDFNTTIKMLVKGMDAMGRVKEQWEKMVRFFQMVSNIVKISLTKTLKNFVSTSEKTQKLSYNAKLFSKDLLYNQAFQATNIANLVNMISTTYTEVSTKHIMDRVSTLGKLMVMDKEKPEFQFEVDQLRNACDVAQKAILVLVLKNKKEFEEKSFARLEKIDKELLAILPAAAPEELKRIQAAVKSGFTEEDESAYA